A region of Aphanothece sacrum FPU1 DNA encodes the following proteins:
- a CDS encoding NADH-quinone oxidoreductase subunit M encodes MLSALLILPIVGAAIVGFLPLTSDGTKTRQITLFFTGLSFIWSLILLKQFNPNTPGFQFAEYLPWADSIGLSYTVGIDGISLPLLILNSFLTGFAIFSIGENVERPRLYYSLILLSNGGIAGALMAQNLLLFVLFYELELIPFYLMIAIWGGEKRGYASTKFLIYTALSGLLVLAGFLGITFLSGSANFDYLSIHLEQLSLNTRLILLTLLLVGFGIKIPLVPLHTWLPDAYTEASPAVTILLGGIFAKLGTYGLIRFGLQLFPETWSLMGSGLAIIGTISVLYGALSAIAQKDIKRMVAYSSIGHMGYILVAVAAGTQLSILGAVTQMISHGLILALLFYLVGIVERKAGTRDLDILNGLMNPIRGLPLTSALLILAGMASAGIPGLVGFIAEFMVFQGSFTVFPIATLLCIIASGLTAVYFVILLNRTCFGKLDNKRAYYPKVLAIENIPALILTAIIIFFGVQPNYLVRLIEPTTNAMVAHLSPINQSQIAIKP; translated from the coding sequence ATGCTCAGTGCTTTACTAATTTTACCAATCGTAGGGGCGGCAATTGTCGGATTTTTGCCTCTGACATCAGATGGCACAAAAACACGCCAGATAACCCTATTTTTTACGGGTTTATCCTTCATTTGGAGTCTTATTCTCCTCAAACAATTTAATCCCAATACTCCTGGATTTCAGTTTGCAGAATACCTACCTTGGGCAGATTCCATCGGTTTAAGCTACACTGTAGGCATTGATGGAATCTCACTTCCTTTACTAATTCTTAATAGTTTTCTCACAGGATTTGCTATTTTCAGTATCGGAGAAAACGTAGAGCGTCCCCGTCTTTATTATTCCTTAATACTATTAAGTAATGGGGGAATTGCTGGAGCATTAATGGCACAGAATCTACTTTTATTTGTGCTATTTTATGAATTAGAATTAATTCCCTTTTACCTAATGATTGCGATTTGGGGAGGAGAAAAACGAGGCTATGCTTCTACTAAATTCCTTATTTATACTGCCCTCTCAGGATTATTAGTATTAGCAGGATTTCTCGGCATAACTTTTTTAAGTGGGTCAGCTAACTTTGATTATCTTTCCATTCACTTAGAACAGCTTTCTCTCAACACCCGTTTAATTTTATTAACCTTACTTTTAGTAGGGTTTGGTATCAAAATTCCCTTAGTTCCTTTACATACATGGTTGCCAGATGCTTATACAGAAGCATCACCCGCCGTTACCATCCTTTTAGGGGGAATTTTCGCCAAATTAGGAACCTATGGCTTAATTCGCTTTGGTTTACAACTGTTTCCTGAAACTTGGTCTCTCATGGGTTCTGGTTTAGCTATCATTGGTACGATTAGTGTACTATATGGAGCTTTAAGTGCGATCGCCCAAAAAGACATCAAACGGATGGTTGCTTATAGTTCCATCGGACACATGGGTTATATCTTGGTGGCCGTAGCAGCAGGAACCCAATTAAGCATTTTAGGGGCCGTAACCCAAATGATTAGTCATGGCTTAATTTTAGCCCTTCTTTTCTATTTGGTGGGCATTGTGGAACGCAAAGCAGGAACCCGCGACCTAGACATTCTCAACGGGTTAATGAACCCCATCCGAGGTTTACCTTTGACGAGTGCCTTATTAATTTTAGCAGGGATGGCCAGTGCAGGAATTCCGGGTTTAGTCGGATTTATAGCCGAATTCATGGTATTTCAAGGAAGTTTTACCGTTTTCCCCATTGCTACTTTACTTTGTATCATTGCATCAGGTTTAACGGCTGTTTACTTCGTTATTCTTTTGAACCGTACCTGTTTTGGCAAATTAGACAACAAACGGGCCTATTATCCAAAAGTGTTAGCTATAGAGAATATTCCCGCTTTAATTCTAACTGCAATAATCATCTTTTTTGGTGTTCAACCTAACTATTTAGTCCGTTTAATCGAACCTACAACTAATGCAATGGTAGCTCATTTATCCCCTATTAATCAGTCTCAAATTGCGATTAAACCTTAA
- a CDS encoding CO2 hydration protein, which yields MTSTLNSTKLPPSNHEFADVIHRLEAGGSMLPDTPENLMQIIGIYKAYAVPMDFYWRDLLYIAERVFLDPLPFFKYFLPQEYLDLHNHYAGDDADLRIWRGQATAHPELLEFMENGKTGKMSKLFHHLNHDRINMEFAEACMRAMLWHGRDMGWGKFDSYLDSDEYKANADKAIKAYFKDNPAMLKLYKLFPDMFLEQVRQLSYYSNLGLFWEVMAPVFFEMSDIYDEGGFKGVPDAMNFLVNGIFAIAGRPIYHHVYIGEECYEIIPKSKAFTWLYEAALPYVEAVFYRTAPFRGTKSYNAQAKQVPDEQKDFHYGILYADVFPVGTAGIPPTLLMDDMYHFLPDYLIKYYQEHCRGEDDILIQLGITFQRSMYNVTSAVIQALRTALLYPLDDTNPKHLQKNRQFFEAQIDRFKRPEARLRDVQNQEYR from the coding sequence ATGACAAGCACTTTAAATTCGACTAAATTACCTCCTTCTAACCATGAATTTGCTGATGTAATTCACCGTTTAGAAGCGGGAGGATCAATGTTACCTGATACACCAGAAAACTTGATGCAAATTATCGGTATTTATAAAGCGTATGCTGTACCGATGGACTTCTACTGGCGCGATCTTTTATACATTGCGGAACGAGTATTTTTAGACCCCCTTCCCTTCTTTAAATATTTCTTACCTCAAGAATATTTAGATCTCCATAATCATTATGCGGGAGATGATGCAGACTTAAGAATTTGGCGAGGACAAGCAACTGCCCATCCTGAATTATTAGAATTTATGGAAAATGGCAAAACTGGCAAAATGTCCAAACTGTTTCATCATCTAAACCATGACCGTATTAACATGGAATTTGCCGAAGCTTGTATGCGGGCCATGTTGTGGCATGGTCGAGATATGGGATGGGGTAAATTTGATTCTTATCTTGACAGTGACGAATACAAAGCAAATGCAGATAAGGCAATTAAAGCCTATTTTAAAGATAATCCTGCTATGTTAAAGCTATATAAATTATTCCCTGATATGTTCTTAGAACAGGTGCGTCAGCTTTCCTATTATTCTAATTTAGGACTATTTTGGGAAGTCATGGCCCCTGTATTTTTTGAGATGTCAGATATTTATGATGAGGGAGGTTTTAAAGGGGTTCCTGATGCCATGAATTTTCTGGTTAATGGTATTTTTGCCATTGCGGGTCGTCCTATTTATCATCATGTTTATATTGGGGAAGAATGTTACGAAATTATCCCTAAATCTAAGGCGTTTACTTGGTTATATGAAGCCGCGTTACCTTACGTTGAAGCCGTATTTTATCGCACAGCACCCTTTAGAGGAACTAAGTCTTATAATGCTCAAGCAAAACAAGTTCCTGATGAACAAAAAGACTTTCACTATGGCATTTTATATGCAGATGTTTTCCCCGTAGGAACTGCGGGAATACCTCCCACATTGTTAATGGATGATATGTATCATTTTCTCCCTGATTACTTGATAAAATATTATCAAGAACATTGTCGTGGGGAAGATGATATCTTGATTCAATTAGGCATTACATTTCAACGTTCCATGTATAATGTAACTTCTGCTGTTATTCAAGCATTGAGAACAGCTTTGTTATATCCTTTAGATGATACAAACCCCAAACATTTACAGAAAAATCGTCAATTTTTTGAAGCACAAATTGATCGGTTTAAACGTCCAGAAGCGCGTTTAAGGGATGTTCAGAACCAAGAATATCGTTAA
- a CDS encoding DUF3240 family protein: protein MSPTFSQGILFTIICEAYLQDRLINLLQIVGVSGYTIIPAQGSGSHGSRMGDVAGYNTNIEVKTIVTPEKSDQLLDELNHFETNHALIAFRNTVEGLFA from the coding sequence ATGTCCCCAACTTTTAGCCAGGGTATTCTTTTTACTATCATCTGTGAGGCCTATTTACAGGATCGTCTGATAAATCTACTACAAATAGTCGGTGTCTCTGGCTATACGATTATTCCGGCCCAGGGTTCGGGTAGTCATGGTAGCCGCATGGGAGATGTTGCTGGTTATAACACAAACATTGAAGTCAAAACCATTGTGACACCAGAGAAGTCTGATCAGTTACTTGATGAACTGAATCATTTTGAGACCAATCATGCGTTGATAGCTTTCCGAAACACAGTAGAAGGGTTGTTTGCATAA
- the psb34 gene encoding photosystem II assembly protein Psb34, which produces MPNNTETRALERPVSDGSELIPAEVQGSLDDDGNISLNKPLGDGYTVDDEGLFNNYAIEPDLQPATYPAPYQQRRYLLQGAIAMVFVAFIVWVAFAVS; this is translated from the coding sequence ATGCCCAACAACACAGAAACAAGGGCATTAGAACGTCCTGTAAGTGATGGCAGTGAGCTAATTCCGGCTGAAGTCCAAGGGAGTTTGGATGACGACGGTAATATATCCCTTAATAAGCCATTGGGAGATGGCTATACAGTAGACGATGAAGGACTGTTCAATAACTACGCTATTGAACCGGACCTGCAACCGGCAACTTATCCTGCACCCTATCAACAACGACGTTATCTCTTACAAGGCGCGATCGCGATGGTGTTCGTTGCTTTCATTGTGTGGGTTGCCTTTGCCGTAAGCTAG
- the menB gene encoding 1,4-dihydroxy-2-naphthoyl-CoA synthase encodes METQWQIVKNYEDILYHKWQGLAKITINRPHKRNAFRPKTVFELYEAFSDAREDRQIGVILLTGTGPHTDGKYAFCAGGDQSVRGQAGYLDDEGVPRLNVLDLQRLIRSMPKVVIALVAGYAIGGGHVLHLVCDLTIAADNGIFGQTGPKVGSFDGGFGASYLARIVGQKKAREIWYLCRQYTAQEALEMGLINCVVPLDKLEEEGVKWGQEILGKSPIAIRCLKAAFNADCDGQAGLQELAGNATLLYYMTEEGAEGKQAFLEKRPPNFHQYPWLP; translated from the coding sequence ATGGAAACTCAATGGCAAATTGTGAAAAATTATGAAGACATTCTCTATCATAAATGGCAAGGACTTGCTAAAATAACTATCAATCGTCCCCATAAACGAAACGCTTTTCGTCCTAAGACAGTTTTTGAATTGTATGAGGCTTTCTCTGATGCACGAGAAGACCGACAAATTGGGGTAATTTTATTAACTGGGACTGGGCCTCATACTGATGGGAAATATGCTTTTTGTGCAGGAGGAGATCAAAGTGTCAGGGGTCAAGCAGGGTATTTAGATGATGAAGGGGTTCCTCGTTTAAATGTGCTTGATCTACAACGTTTAATCCGTTCTATGCCTAAAGTTGTTATTGCTTTGGTCGCGGGTTATGCTATTGGTGGAGGTCATGTTTTACATTTAGTTTGTGACCTGACTATTGCGGCTGATAATGGCATTTTTGGACAAACAGGCCCTAAAGTTGGTAGTTTTGATGGAGGGTTTGGGGCTAGTTATTTAGCCCGTATTGTTGGACAGAAAAAAGCCAGAGAAATTTGGTATTTATGTCGTCAATATACAGCCCAAGAAGCGTTAGAAATGGGGTTAATTAATTGTGTAGTTCCACTTGACAAATTAGAGGAAGAAGGGGTTAAATGGGGTCAGGAAATTTTAGGAAAAAGTCCTATTGCTATTCGTTGTTTAAAAGCGGCGTTTAATGCTGATTGTGATGGACAAGCTGGGTTACAAGAATTAGCCGGAAATGCGACTTTACTTTATTATATGACCGAAGAAGGAGCAGAAGGTAAACAAGCATTTTTAGAAAAACGTCCTCCTAATTTTCATCAGTATCCTTGGCTACCTTAA
- the rnhA gene encoding ribonuclease HI, with protein MNDCLKKVEIYTDGACSGNPGSGGYGVILLYNEHRKELSGGFCLTTNNRMEMMAAIVGLESLTMKCSVTLYTDSRYVVDSITQGWAKKWQANGWKRNEKEVAKNSDLWQRLLDLCQQHEVEFVWIKGHNGHKENEYCDQLAVRASQQKALPSDEVYENKV; from the coding sequence ATGAATGATTGTCTTAAAAAAGTAGAAATTTATACTGATGGAGCTTGTTCTGGTAATCCAGGTTCGGGGGGATATGGAGTTATTTTATTATATAATGAACATCGAAAAGAACTTTCTGGTGGCTTTTGTTTAACGACTAATAACCGCATGGAAATGATGGCAGCTATTGTGGGATTAGAATCTCTGACAATGAAGTGTTCTGTTACTCTTTATACGGATTCTCGTTATGTGGTTGATTCTATTACTCAAGGTTGGGCGAAAAAGTGGCAAGCGAATGGCTGGAAACGTAATGAAAAAGAAGTAGCTAAAAATTCTGATCTTTGGCAAAGATTATTAGATTTATGTCAACAACATGAGGTAGAATTTGTTTGGATAAAAGGTCATAATGGTCATAAAGAAAATGAATATTGTGATCAATTAGCTGTCCGTGCTTCTCAACAAAAAGCATTACCTTCTGATGAAGTTTATGAAAATAAAGTGTAA
- the bchM gene encoding magnesium protoporphyrin IX methyltransferase, with protein MNTIDDKTIVKDYFNATGFDRWRRIYGDGEVNKVQEDIRIGHQKTIDTVLDWLKGEENLASLSVCDAGCGVGSLSIPLAEAGAKISASDISEKMVQEATKRAKETLGESNNVTFMVQDLEGLTGEYDTVICLDVLIHYPTEDAGKMINHLSSLAKSRLIISFAPKTLCLTLLKKIGELFPGPSKTTRAYQHREKEIVQILENNGFKIQRKAMNSTRFYYSRILEATRN; from the coding sequence ATGAACACAATTGATGACAAAACCATTGTTAAAGACTATTTCAACGCCACTGGATTTGATCGTTGGCGTAGAATTTATGGGGATGGAGAAGTTAACAAAGTCCAAGAAGATATTCGCATCGGACATCAAAAAACAATTGATACCGTGTTAGACTGGTTAAAAGGGGAAGAAAATCTCGCCAGTTTATCGGTTTGTGATGCAGGATGTGGTGTAGGAAGTTTAAGTATTCCTTTGGCTGAAGCAGGGGCTAAAATCTCCGCTAGTGATATTTCCGAAAAAATGGTGCAAGAGGCTACTAAAAGGGCTAAAGAAACATTAGGAGAATCAAACAATGTCACCTTTATGGTGCAAGATTTAGAAGGGTTAACCGGAGAATATGACACTGTTATTTGTCTGGATGTATTAATCCATTATCCGACGGAAGATGCAGGGAAAATGATTAATCATTTGTCATCTTTAGCTAAATCTAGACTCATTATTAGTTTTGCTCCTAAAACTTTATGTTTGACCCTTCTTAAGAAAATTGGTGAATTGTTTCCTGGCCCAAGTAAAACTACTCGTGCTTATCAACATCGAGAAAAAGAGATTGTTCAAATATTAGAAAATAACGGCTTTAAAATTCAAAGAAAAGCCATGAATAGCACCCGTTTTTATTACTCTCGGATTTTAGAAGCGACTCGTAACTAA
- the panB gene encoding 3-methyl-2-oxobutanoate hydroxymethyltransferase, whose translation MALTIQHLISWKQQGRSIITLTAWDYAIAQLLDTAGVDIILVGDSLGMVALGYETTLPLTLDAMLHHAAAVRRGVKRALIVCDLPFLSYQESISQAINTAGRVLKETGVQAVKLEGGHPQAIETVSRLSAIGIPVMGHIGLTPQSVHLLGYRQQGQTPMDAERIITEAIALENAGAFAIVLEHIPSFLAAQITAKLAIPTIGIGAGPNCDGQVLVTADLLGLSEKQPPFAKSYVNLRHIITEAVGEFSWEVREGKFPQS comes from the coding sequence ATGGCACTCACCATTCAACATCTAATTTCCTGGAAACAACAAGGCCGTTCTATTATTACTTTAACCGCTTGGGATTATGCGATCGCGCAACTTCTAGATACTGCGGGGGTTGATATTATTTTGGTGGGGGATTCTTTAGGCATGGTAGCTTTAGGTTATGAGACAACTTTGCCCCTAACTCTTGATGCTATGTTACACCATGCGGCGGCTGTTCGTCGAGGAGTAAAACGTGCTTTAATTGTGTGTGATTTACCCTTTTTAAGCTATCAAGAAAGCATTAGTCAAGCTATTAATACCGCAGGACGAGTGTTAAAAGAAACAGGTGTACAGGCGGTTAAGTTGGAAGGGGGACATCCACAAGCCATCGAAACGGTAAGTCGATTGAGTGCCATTGGGATTCCTGTGATGGGACATATTGGGTTAACCCCGCAATCTGTCCATCTTTTGGGGTATCGTCAACAAGGACAAACTCCTATGGATGCTGAGCGTATTATAACAGAAGCGATCGCCTTAGAGAATGCGGGGGCGTTTGCTATTGTTTTAGAACATATTCCTAGCTTCTTAGCGGCTCAAATTACAGCAAAATTGGCGATTCCTACCATTGGGATTGGGGCGGGGCCAAATTGTGATGGACAAGTATTAGTAACGGCGGATTTATTAGGATTATCCGAGAAACAGCCCCCTTTTGCCAAATCTTATGTCAATTTACGTCACATTATTACTGAGGCAGTGGGAGAGTTTTCTTGGGAAGTACGAGAGGGAAAATTCCCTCAGTCTTGA
- a CDS encoding alkaline phosphatase — protein sequence MTKFSATLIALSTVIIVSLPVRAASVTNTKNVIVMIGDGMGWEMARAAAIQKQINAGNTGNSLSDFYTSGKGSGLAFQELSNYVLSTTYGTTIAPPNGTFSTGRSALDGTIDLTGASPFLPGFVFNPTYNPGTTPTGGASNPNPYAVGNLVGYDPVRGGTTPWDAAYYGGSIPSGFDKEYIKLSYPDSANTATTLYTGVKSYNNAIGVDIYEKPLDSTLKMAAEAGKSTGLVTSVPIDHATPGAASANVNRRSKYDANFPALDNILQQQLRLYQPTVILGGGNPLSNPVPLQPDVEGVPRPQSDYTYITKENYDYLVANPVNNRYDYQFLQNGAGATNTLLTAAAALDPNNGDRLLGLYGAQGQNGNLPINSADGTYQNTGLDLFSLYSSAQAGNPRNITPGIPNPDTVRPLRPGETDAQFIARQLDENPRLKDLTQAALTVLEKDPDGFWLMIEGGDIDWAAHDNNLDNLIGAVSDFNDSVAYVTNWIANNGGWEENLLLVTADHDHYFTLNDNFPELLRTVGAHDLTYSNNTPASAGHFWGSTGSNPANANSLVKYNWGTHSNRPVPVYFQGNGSEVLLNSVGQGYDAYGQAVPGIAGLVDQSHIARTQIQALQTVPEPGTVTGLAVFGLFALGMKRKH from the coding sequence TTGACTAAATTTTCCGCGACTTTGATCGCGCTTAGTACAGTAATAATAGTCTCTCTCCCTGTTCGAGCAGCCAGTGTAACCAATACCAAAAACGTCATCGTCATGATTGGAGATGGTATGGGTTGGGAAATGGCCCGTGCTGCAGCGATTCAAAAGCAAATTAATGCAGGAAATACAGGTAATAGCTTAAGTGATTTCTACACATCAGGTAAAGGGTCAGGATTAGCTTTCCAAGAGCTTTCTAACTATGTCCTATCAACCACTTACGGAACAACTATTGCCCCCCCTAATGGAACTTTTAGCACCGGTAGATCGGCTCTTGATGGTACTATTGACTTAACGGGAGCAAGTCCCTTCTTACCTGGCTTTGTCTTCAATCCCACCTACAACCCCGGTACAACTCCTACTGGAGGAGCTTCTAACCCCAATCCTTACGCGGTAGGTAATCTCGTTGGTTATGATCCCGTACGTGGGGGTACTACTCCTTGGGATGCAGCTTATTACGGCGGGTCAATTCCTTCAGGATTTGATAAAGAGTATATCAAACTTAGCTATCCTGATTCAGCAAATACGGCGACTACTCTTTACACAGGAGTCAAGAGTTATAACAATGCTATCGGTGTTGATATTTACGAAAAACCTTTAGATTCAACCTTGAAGATGGCGGCAGAAGCCGGAAAATCTACTGGTTTAGTCACTTCTGTTCCTATCGATCATGCCACTCCAGGGGCTGCCTCCGCTAACGTCAACCGTCGTAGTAAGTACGATGCCAACTTCCCTGCATTGGATAATATTCTACAACAGCAACTCAGACTCTATCAACCTACAGTAATTTTGGGAGGTGGTAATCCTCTGAGTAACCCTGTGCCCCTTCAGCCAGATGTAGAAGGAGTCCCCCGTCCTCAGTCAGACTATACCTATATTACTAAAGAAAACTACGACTATTTAGTTGCTAATCCAGTAAATAACCGCTACGATTACCAATTTTTACAAAATGGGGCTGGTGCAACCAACACTTTATTAACAGCAGCAGCAGCACTCGATCCCAATAATGGCGATCGCCTTTTAGGATTATATGGGGCGCAAGGACAAAATGGTAACTTACCCATTAATTCGGCTGATGGGACTTACCAGAATACTGGTTTAGATCTGTTTTCTTTGTATAGTTCGGCTCAAGCAGGAAATCCTCGCAATATTACCCCAGGAATTCCTAATCCTGATACAGTACGTCCTCTACGTCCTGGAGAAACCGATGCTCAGTTTATTGCCAGACAGTTAGATGAGAATCCCCGTCTTAAAGACCTCACCCAAGCTGCTTTAACGGTTCTAGAGAAAGATCCTGATGGTTTCTGGTTAATGATTGAAGGTGGCGATATTGATTGGGCCGCACATGATAACAATCTCGATAACCTCATCGGTGCTGTGTCTGATTTTAACGATTCAGTCGCATATGTAACAAACTGGATTGCTAATAATGGGGGTTGGGAGGAGAACTTATTGTTGGTAACAGCCGATCATGACCATTATTTCACCCTCAATGATAATTTTCCCGAATTGTTACGAACCGTCGGGGCCCATGACTTAACTTATTCAAATAATACTCCCGCTAGTGCGGGTCATTTCTGGGGTTCTACTGGATCTAATCCCGCTAATGCTAACTCTTTGGTTAAGTATAACTGGGGTACTCACAGTAATCGTCCTGTTCCTGTTTATTTTCAAGGAAATGGGTCAGAAGTGTTGCTTAATTCCGTCGGTCAGGGTTATGACGCATATGGTCAAGCTGTTCCGGGAATTGCAGGTTTAGTAGATCAATCCCATATTGCTCGGACTCAGATTCAAGCACTACAAACGGTTCCTGAACCTGGAACCGTAACGGGGTTAGCTGTGTTTGGCTTATTTGCTTTAGGAATGAAACGCAAGCACTAA
- a CDS encoding glycerophosphodiester phosphodiesterase, whose amino-acid sequence MLRYSGFIVLGSALLSLMPTDQLLASSLNTLNGQTPIVIGHRGASGYRPEHTLASYQLAIEQGADFIEPDLVSTKDGFLIARHEVNIKDTTNVADIPAFASRFTTKIIDGVAETGWFADDFTLAEIKTLRAKERLPFRDQSFNGLFEIPTLEEIINLVKQEEINTGKKIGIYPETKHPTYHDSVGLSLEEPLVETLVNNGFTDPSRVFIQSFEVANLQQLNTLINVPLVQLLDADSVALDGTLIENQPYDFVVSGDSRTYGDLRTPAGLAEIASYADGIGPWKRMIVSVKGVDLDGNGQADDVNGDGVVNDADKTKVPPTSLVNDAHTAGLLVHPYTFRNEPRYLAADYNGDPNSEYQQFFKLGVDGVFSDSPDTAVTVRNKFVVSVPEPTNIFGIIALGISNFFRRRKGWSK is encoded by the coding sequence ATGTTGCGTTATTCTGGATTTATCGTATTAGGTTCTGCTCTTTTAAGTCTCATGCCAACAGATCAATTATTGGCTTCATCTCTTAATACTTTAAATGGTCAAACACCAATTGTTATTGGACACCGAGGCGCAAGTGGTTATCGTCCTGAACATACATTAGCAAGCTATCAATTAGCGATTGAACAGGGGGCAGATTTTATTGAACCCGATCTAGTTTCTACCAAAGATGGCTTTTTAATTGCTCGTCATGAAGTTAATATTAAAGATACAACTAATGTTGCTGATATCCCCGCATTTGCTTCTCGGTTTACCACAAAAATCATTGATGGTGTGGCAGAAACTGGTTGGTTTGCAGATGACTTTACCTTGGCTGAAATTAAGACTCTACGGGCAAAAGAACGTCTTCCTTTTCGGGATCAATCCTTTAACGGTTTGTTTGAGATTCCTACTCTTGAGGAAATCATTAATTTAGTTAAACAAGAAGAAATTAATACTGGGAAAAAAATTGGTATTTACCCAGAAACAAAACATCCTACTTATCATGATTCTGTTGGTTTATCTTTAGAAGAACCCCTAGTTGAAACCTTAGTCAATAATGGATTTACTGATCCTAGTCGAGTATTTATTCAGTCTTTTGAAGTTGCTAACTTACAGCAACTTAATACTCTGATTAATGTGCCGTTAGTTCAACTTTTAGATGCAGATAGTGTTGCGCTAGATGGTACTTTAATTGAAAACCAACCCTACGATTTTGTTGTTAGTGGCGACTCTCGCACCTATGGAGATTTGCGGACTCCTGCGGGGTTAGCTGAAATCGCCTCTTATGCTGATGGTATTGGCCCCTGGAAACGGATGATTGTTTCTGTAAAAGGGGTTGATCTTGATGGAAATGGACAAGCAGATGATGTCAATGGCGATGGTGTAGTCAATGATGCGGATAAGACAAAAGTTCCTCCTACTTCATTAGTAAATGATGCTCATACGGCTGGTTTATTAGTCCATCCTTATACTTTTCGTAATGAACCTCGCTATTTAGCGGCAGACTATAATGGCGACCCCAACTCGGAATATCAACAGTTCTTTAAATTAGGGGTTGATGGCGTATTTAGTGATTCTCCTGATACGGCAGTTACTGTGCGTAATAAATTTGTAGTATCTGTTCCTGAACCTACGAATATTTTCGGAATTATTGCTCTAGGTATCAGCAATTTTTTTAGAAGAAGAAAAGGCTGGTCTAAATAA
- a CDS encoding esterase-like activity of phytase family protein translates to MQQQKKSFSANLFLASGLLSSLTISLVNTQPVQASSLQLNFIGQSIIPTVTQYQGTTVGGLSGITYDSANNSFYTISDDRSQVNPARFYTANIDTTQFNANGVNSGVTFTGVTTLLQLGGTTFPALSLDPEAITLVNGNQLFISSEGNAQPTNIINPFVNRFSLATGQQNFALPVNSKFNPVFSGTTQIAGIRNNLAFESLTATPNSQFLFTATENAIVQDGPVASLSSGTPSRIIQYDLNSNQEIAEFLYYTDPVALPPNPSNAFNTNGLVDLLALDNTGQNFLALERSFSSGAIGTPGNMGNTVKIFQVSLAGSSNIINNNSLIASGTGGIIPAQKTLLLDLTNLGIPIDNVEGMTFGSTLPNGQRSLILVSDNNFSSTQFTQFLAFGVQSVPEPTTTIGLLIFGIAGLIKHKNRG, encoded by the coding sequence ATGCAACAGCAAAAAAAGAGTTTTTCTGCCAATCTATTCCTCGCTTCTGGATTATTAAGTAGCTTAACCATCAGCTTAGTAAATACCCAACCTGTTCAAGCATCTTCTTTGCAATTAAACTTTATTGGTCAGTCTATCATTCCCACGGTCACTCAATATCAGGGAACAACGGTCGGGGGTTTATCTGGTATTACTTACGATTCTGCTAATAATAGTTTTTATACTATTTCTGATGATCGCAGTCAAGTTAACCCGGCGCGTTTTTATACGGCAAATATTGATACTACTCAGTTTAATGCTAATGGAGTCAATAGCGGTGTTACTTTTACGGGTGTTACCACCCTTCTACAACTAGGAGGAACTACTTTTCCTGCGTTAAGTCTTGACCCTGAAGCAATCACTTTAGTTAATGGTAATCAACTGTTTATTTCCTCGGAAGGGAATGCTCAACCTACTAATATTATTAATCCTTTTGTCAATCGTTTTTCTTTAGCTACAGGACAGCAAAATTTCGCTTTACCTGTTAATTCTAAATTCAATCCTGTTTTTTCTGGTACGACACAAATCGCTGGAATTCGTAATAATTTAGCCTTTGAAAGTTTAACCGCAACACCTAACAGTCAATTTTTATTTACTGCTACTGAAAATGCCATAGTTCAGGATGGGCCAGTAGCTAGTTTATCTAGCGGGACTCCTTCTCGTATTATTCAATACGATCTCAATAGTAATCAGGAAATTGCCGAATTTCTCTACTATACTGATCCTGTTGCTTTACCCCCTAATCCTTCTAATGCTTTTAATACTAATGGTTTAGTAGATTTATTAGCTTTAGATAATACAGGACAAAATTTTCTAGCCTTAGAACGTTCTTTTTCTAGTGGCGCAATTGGAACTCCTGGAAATATGGGAAATACAGTGAAAATTTTTCAAGTTTCTCTAGCTGGATCTTCCAATATTATCAATAATAATTCTCTGATTGCTAGTGGAACAGGAGGCATTATTCCTGCACAAAAAACTTTATTATTAGACCTGACAAATTTGGGAATTCCTATTGATAATGTTGAAGGAATGACTTTTGGTTCAACTTTGCCAAATGGACAGCGATCGCTTATTTTAGTCAGTGATAATAATTTTAGTTCCACTCAGTTTACCCAATTTCTAGCTTTTGGTGTTCAATCTGTACCGGAACCAACTACTACTATCGGTTTACTCATTTTTGGGATTGCGGGATTAATTAAACATAAAAATCGCGGTTAA